Proteins encoded together in one Cyprinus carpio isolate SPL01 chromosome B14, ASM1834038v1, whole genome shotgun sequence window:
- the LOC109103011 gene encoding LOW QUALITY PROTEIN: selenoprotein H-like (The sequence of the model RefSeq protein was modified relative to this genomic sequence to represent the inferred CDS: deleted 1 base in 1 codon), which produces MATRAKSGRGRKRKTDVDAETAAVEEKKEKLDGVDKKDEETGQRVVIEHCKSURVYGRNAEGVREALAASHPELCVVLNPQKPRRNSFEIILMEGDKEVVLWSGIKKGPPRKLKFPDPAEVVSALKEALRSE; this is translated from the exons ATGGCGACTCGAGCCAAATCAG GTCGTGGAAGGAAGCGTAAGACTGACGTGGATGCAGAAACAGCTGCAGTggaggagaagaaagaaaaacttgatggAGTTGACAAAAAAGATGAAGAAACAGGACAAAGGGTCGTCATTGAGCATTG cAAAAGCTGACGGGTT TATGGGCGGAATGCTGAAGGTGTGCGTGAGGCACTTGCAGCTTCGCACCCTGAACTTTGTGTGGTGCTCAATCCTCAGAAACCTCGGAGGAACAGCTTTGAGATCATACTGATGGAGGGAGACAAAG AGGTTGTTTTGTGGTCTGGCATTAAGAAGGGTCCTCCACGCAAACTAAAGTTTCCTGATCCAGCTGAAGTGGTTTCTGCTCTGAAGGAAGCGTTGAGGAGCGAGTAG
- the LOC109102594 gene encoding short coiled-coil protein B isoform X1, giving the protein MNSDMDGDIENQVELEEKTRLINQVLELQNTLEDLSARVDAVKEENLKLKSENQVLGQYIENLMSASSVFQTTDSKSKRKVTKGVRKDKSTSV; this is encoded by the exons ATGAACTCTGACATGGATG GTGACATAGAAAATCAGGTGGAGTTGGAGGAGAAGACCAGACTTATAAACCAGGTCCTTGAGTTGCAGAATACTCTTGAGG ATCTCTCAGCTCGGGTGGATGCAGTAAAAGAAGAAAATCTGAAGTTAAAATCAGAGAATCAGGTTCTTGGGCAGTACATTGAGAACCTCATGTCGGCATCTAGCGTGTTTCAGACCACTGACTCCAAGAGCAAACGGAA GGTTACCAAAGGTGTTCGGAAGGACAAATCTACTAGTGTTTGA
- the LOC109102594 gene encoding short coiled-coil protein B isoform X3 produces MNSDMDGDIENQVELEEKTRLINQVLELQNTLEDLSARVDAVKEENLKLKSENQVLGQYIENLMSASSVFQTTDSKSKRK; encoded by the exons ATGAACTCTGACATGGATG GTGACATAGAAAATCAGGTGGAGTTGGAGGAGAAGACCAGACTTATAAACCAGGTCCTTGAGTTGCAGAATACTCTTGAGG ATCTCTCAGCTCGGGTGGATGCAGTAAAAGAAGAAAATCTGAAGTTAAAATCAGAGAATCAGGTTCTTGGGCAGTACATTGAGAACCTCATGTCGGCATCTAGCGTGTTTCAGACCACTGACTCCAAGAGCAAACGGAA ATGA
- the LOC109102594 gene encoding short coiled-coil protein B isoform X2: MNSDMDGDIENQVELEEKTRLINQVLELQNTLEDLSARVDAVKEENLKLKSENQVLGQYIENLMSASSVFQTTDSKSKRK, from the exons ATGAACTCTGACATGGATG GTGACATAGAAAATCAGGTGGAGTTGGAGGAGAAGACCAGACTTATAAACCAGGTCCTTGAGTTGCAGAATACTCTTGAGG ATCTCTCAGCTCGGGTGGATGCAGTAAAAGAAGAAAATCTGAAGTTAAAATCAGAGAATCAGGTTCTTGGGCAGTACATTGAGAACCTCATGTCGGCATCTAGCGTGTTTCAGACCACTGACTCCAAGAGCAAACGGAAGTAA